In one window of Falco biarmicus isolate bFalBia1 chromosome 16, bFalBia1.pri, whole genome shotgun sequence DNA:
- the LOC130159864 gene encoding vigilin-like gives MGQVAFEGIISTSSSASQKGEKFVVPLRAIGARAILDFPDQVNFSACPVKYSTQKTLLVRNVGNREARYCISTQRQSLFFQFAELEKASATVAIPKEHHRFVIGKKGEKLQDLKLKTATKMQIPRPDDPSNQIKISGTKEGIEKARHEILLISAEQDKRAVERLEVEKVYHPFIAGPYNKLVRELMQDTGTRIDIPPPSVNKTEIVFTGEKEQLAQAVARVKKIYEEKKKKTTTLAVEVKKSQHKYVIGPKGNSLQEILEKTGVSVEIPPTDSSSETLILRGKPEKLGQALTEVYAKANSFTVSSVSAPSWLHRFIIGKKGQNLAKITQQMVHVAQEQIEAMVKELVENSFSISVPICKQFHKNIIGKGGANIKKIRKESNTKIDFPAKNSSSETIVITGKRANCEAARHRILAIQKELANSTEVEVSIPSKLHSSLIGAKGRFVCSIVKECGGVHIHFPTKGSGSDTVSIRGPAQGVEKAKKQLLHL, from the exons ATGGGTCAGGTGGCTTTTGAAGG gatTATTTCCACGAGCTCATCTGCATCACAGAAAGGGGAGAAGTTTGTTGTGCCTCTCCGAGCTATAGGTGCCCGAGCTATCCTGGACTTCCCCGACCAGGTGAACTTCTCAGCCTGTCCAGTCAAGTACAGCACCCAGAAAACGCTGCTGGTTCGCAATGTTGGTAACCGGGAGGCCCGCTACTGCATCAGCACGCAGAG ACAGtcactgtttttccagtttgctgaaCTGGAGAAG gcttCAGCGACAGTTGCCATCCCCAAGGAGCACCACCGTTTTGTCATTGGAAAGAAGGGTGAGAAGCTGCAGGACCTGAAGCTCAAAACTGCAACCAAAATGCAGATCCCCCGCCCAGATGACCCCAGCAACCAGATCAAGATCAGCGGCACTAAAGAAGGGATTGAGAAGGCCCGGCACGAGATCCTGCTTATCTCCGCTGAGCAG GATAAGCGTGCCGTGGAGCGGCTGGAAGTGGAGAAAGTGTACCACCCTTTCATTGCTGGCCCTTACAACAAGCTGGTGAGGGAGCTCATGCAGGACACAGGGACGCGCATCGACATTCCTCCACCCAGTGTCAACAAGACCGAGATAGTCTTCACCGGAGAAAAGGAGCAACTAGCCCAGGCTGTGGCTCGCGTTAAGAAGATCTATGAGGAGAAG aaaaagaagactaCTACTCTTGCAGTGGAGGTGAAGAAGTCCCAGCACAAGTATGTCATCGGCCCCAAGGGGAATTCCCTGCAGGAGATCTTGGAGAAGACTGGAGTCTCTGTCGAGATCCCACCCACTGACAGTAGCTCGGAGACGCTGATACTGCGAGGCAAGCCTGAGAAACTTGGGCAAGCATTGACTGAAGTCTATGCAAAG gccaacagttttaccgtctcctcggtctctgccccctcttggcttcatcgtttcattatcggaaagaaaggacagaacctggccaaaataactcagcagatg gtgcatgtggctcaggaacagattgaagccatggtcaaggaactg gttgaaaacagcttttctatttctgtccccatctgcaaacagttccacaagaacatcatagggaaaggaggtgccaacatcaagaag atccgtaaagaaagcaacaccaaaattgatttcccagcaaagaacagcagctcggagacaattgttatcacaggcaagagggcaaactgtgaggctgctcgccacaggattCTTGCCATCCAGAAGGAGCTG GCCAACAGCACAGAGGTGGAGGTCTCTATTCCTTCCAAACTGCACAGTTCCCTCATTGGTGCCAAAGGCCGCTTCGTCTGCTCCATCGTCAAGGAGTGTGGTGGAGTCCACATCCACTTCCCCACCAAGGGCTCTGGCAGTGACACCGTGAGCATCAGGGGCCCAGCCCAGGGTGTggagaaagccaagaaacagctgctgcaccTGTGA
- the LOC130159637 gene encoding ankyrin repeat domain-containing protein 26-like — translation MEVTDGPGLTHSSDPTSEDVRLEASTYKETMLLLEELGVVHMGSATLLKMQNILLEYERRIERQKNQYKALSREVRKLEDEREESQFRAEKTQDLKSVLAHQEAEWKRDIQSLKCSLKQEEEKRLRVEVLCEKRREDLRRKEDQYCKEMEEKQKLELQSRNLEMELRTLRKLLKQVY, via the exons ATGGAAGTAACTGATGGCCCTGGTTTAACTCACTCATCTGACCCAACTTCAGAGGATGTCCGGTTGGAAGCTTCAACCTACAAGGAGACTatgctgctgttggaagagCTTGGTGTGGTTCATATGG gttctgctactttgttgaaaatgcaaaacatacttCTTGAATATGAACGGAGAATAGAACgtcagaaaaatcagtataaagCGCTCTCAAGAGAAGTAAGGAAATTGGAAGACGAAAGGGAGGAGTCACAGTTCAGAGCGGAGAAGACTCAAGATTTGAAATCCGTGTTGGCTCACCAagaagcagaatggaaaagggATATCCAAAGCCTTAA ATgttctttgaaacaagaagaagaaaagaggctcagagtagaagtgctgtgtgagaaaaggagagaagacctCCGAAGGAAAGAAGATCAATATTGtaaagagatggaggagaaacagaaacttgagtTACAGTCTAGGAATTTAGAAATGGAATTAAGAACACTGAGAAAGCTCTTGAAACAGgtatattaa